The DNA region TTACTTTTCACAAAAGTTCCACTTGGATCTTGTGAACCTTGTAGTTTAATCTCATTTCCAGAAGCAGCTGGAGTATATCTACTCTTAAAAAATGAACAATCTAAATTTTCCATAGCATGTATTGATAATAGTAACTCAACATGTTTAGAATTTAACTCAGGCTCTTTTTCATCAGATAACTCTATGTGTAATCTTTATTTACCTAACTCAATTTCAGTGTCAAACTGTGAAAATATTAATGGCAAATGCAAAGTTACTAATTTATCTACAACCATTTACTATTCAAATTCATGGAGTTCTGAAAACTCAATACAGGATTGTAGAAATAACAATGGAGATTATTCAAAAAATTAACAATAAGTTGTTTTAAAAGAGACAACTGCGACTAACAGCGTCTTCCCGCTACGTTTCGGCACGAGGCAAATTCCCTTCCGTCACGCTTCTTGCTCCGCAAGAAGGCGCGCCGACGCCAACGCCTCCTTCAGAGGCTCGGCTACAGGGAACTTCGGGAAGACTAGTTCGTTATACGACATAGCCAAAAAATCGAATCTAAATATAAAATTCAAAAAATGCTAATGAGAGAAGAAAAACAACCGTTTCAAATTATATACAAAATCAATTTCCTTTAGATTTCAACTGATAAACTCAATTTAAAATAATTCATTTTTTTACTTGTAAAAGTTCCCACAATGTTACTACATTGTTAATACAGGTTTAAATATGTTAAAAAAATTAGTACAACACGGAAACAGCTCCGCTTTGGTTATTGAGAAACCTATTCTTGAACTGTTAAAAATTGACCAAAATTCGACACTCGAAGTTACAACCGATGGAAAATCTTTAATTATTAAACCTATCGAGAAGAACTTAGCAAAATCTTTAGAAAAGGTTAATAAAGCTCACGGAAAAACACTCAAAAA from Leptospira terpstrae serovar Hualin str. LT 11-33 = ATCC 700639 includes:
- a CDS encoding AbrB/MazE/SpoVT family DNA-binding domain-containing protein: MLKKLVQHGNSSALVIEKPILELLKIDQNSTLEVTTDGKSLIIKPIEKNLAKSLEKVNKAHGKTLKKLAQ